A single region of the Massilia sp. erpn genome encodes:
- a CDS encoding 2-oxoglutarate dehydrogenase E1 component: MMQQQTSNSYLFGGNAPYVEELYEAYLANPGSVPDNWRAYFDAMQHVPAVDGSNKPDVAHASVIASFAERAKAGPIRTVVASADAEMGRKRVAATQLIAAYRYLGSRWANLDPLQRQERPSIPELDPAFYGFTDADLDTVFNISNTYFGPETASLRDLTNFLRDTYTRSIGAEYMYISDPAEKRWLQERLESIRSTPNFTAEKKKHILERLTAAEGLERYLHTKYVGQKRFSLEGGETFIASIDEIIQRAGEKGVQEIVIGMAHRGRLNVLVNTLGKAPKDLFEEFEGKHGDDLPAGDVKYHQGFSSDISTAGGPVHLSLAFNPSHLEIVNPVVEGSVKARMDRRGDVHGAQVLPILVHGDAAFAGQGVVMETLNLAQTRGYGTGGTVHIVINNQIGFTTSDPRDARSTIYCSDVVKMIEAPVLHVNADDPEAVVLASQIAMDYRQQFQKDIVVDIICYRKLGHNEQDTPALTQPLMYKKIAKHPGTRKLYADKLAAQGVIAADGGDTMVAAYRDAMDAGKHTVDPVISNFKNKYAVDWLPFLNRKWSDAADTAVPLTELKRLAGRITTVPEEFKVHSLVEKVLGDRAAMGRGELNLDWGMGEHLAYASLVSSGYAVRLTGQDAGRGTFVHRHAVLHDQNRERWDAGIYVPLQNIAENQAPFTVIDSVLSEEAVLGFEYGYSTAEPNTLTIWEAQFGDFVNGAQVVIDQFISSGEVKWGRASGLVMMLPHGYEGQGPEHSSARPERFLQLCADNNMQVVQPTTASQIFHLLRRQMVRQFRKPLVIMTPKSLLRNKDAGSPLAELAKGAFQTVIGEVDEKIDAKKVKRVIACSGKVYYDLANARKTRGQTDTAIVRVEQLYPFPHKAFAAELKKFPNLAEVVWAQDEPQNQGPWFQIQHNIFESMDAGQRLAYAGRPASASPAVGYYDKHYAQQKDLLETAFSKLKGFILTK; encoded by the coding sequence ATGATGCAACAACAGACGTCCAACTCCTACCTGTTCGGTGGGAATGCGCCTTACGTAGAGGAACTCTACGAAGCGTATCTCGCTAATCCAGGTTCCGTGCCAGATAACTGGCGCGCTTACTTCGACGCCATGCAGCACGTGCCGGCTGTCGATGGCTCCAATAAACCCGACGTCGCCCACGCCTCCGTGATCGCCTCCTTCGCCGAACGCGCGAAAGCCGGTCCGATCCGCACCGTGGTCGCTTCGGCCGACGCCGAAATGGGCCGCAAGCGCGTGGCCGCCACCCAGCTGATCGCCGCTTACCGCTACCTGGGTTCGCGCTGGGCCAACCTGGACCCGCTGCAGCGTCAGGAACGTCCATCGATCCCGGAACTGGACCCGGCCTTCTATGGCTTCACCGACGCCGATCTGGACACCGTCTTCAACATCAGCAACACCTACTTCGGTCCTGAAACCGCTTCGCTGCGCGATCTGACCAACTTCCTGCGCGACACCTATACCCGCTCCATCGGCGCGGAATATATGTACATCTCCGACCCGGCCGAAAAGCGCTGGCTGCAGGAACGCCTGGAATCGATCCGCTCGACCCCGAACTTCACCGCCGAGAAGAAAAAGCACATCCTGGAGCGCCTGACCGCCGCTGAAGGCCTGGAACGCTATCTCCACACCAAGTACGTCGGCCAGAAACGCTTCTCGCTGGAAGGCGGCGAAACCTTCATCGCCTCCATCGACGAGATCATCCAGCGCGCCGGCGAAAAAGGCGTGCAGGAAATCGTCATCGGCATGGCCCACCGCGGCCGTCTGAACGTGCTGGTCAACACCCTGGGCAAGGCCCCGAAAGACCTGTTCGAAGAATTCGAAGGCAAGCATGGCGACGACCTGCCGGCCGGCGACGTGAAATACCACCAGGGCTTCTCGTCCGACATCTCCACCGCAGGCGGCCCGGTCCACCTGTCGCTGGCCTTCAACCCATCGCACCTGGAAATCGTCAACCCTGTGGTTGAAGGTTCGGTGAAAGCCCGCATGGACCGCCGCGGCGACGTGCATGGCGCGCAAGTGCTGCCGATTCTGGTGCACGGCGATGCCGCTTTCGCAGGCCAGGGCGTGGTGATGGAAACCCTGAATCTGGCGCAGACCCGCGGCTACGGCACGGGCGGCACGGTGCACATCGTGATCAACAACCAGATCGGTTTCACCACCTCCGACCCGCGCGACGCGCGTTCGACCATCTACTGCTCCGACGTTGTGAAGATGATCGAAGCGCCGGTGCTGCACGTGAACGCCGACGATCCTGAAGCCGTGGTGCTGGCCTCGCAAATTGCGATGGACTACCGCCAGCAGTTCCAGAAGGATATCGTGGTCGATATCATCTGCTACCGCAAACTGGGCCACAACGAGCAGGACACCCCGGCGCTGACCCAGCCGCTGATGTACAAGAAGATCGCCAAGCATCCAGGCACCCGCAAGCTGTACGCGGACAAGCTGGCTGCCCAGGGCGTGATCGCTGCCGATGGCGGCGACACCATGGTGGCTGCCTACCGCGACGCCATGGACGCCGGCAAGCACACCGTCGATCCAGTGATCTCCAACTTCAAGAACAAGTACGCCGTCGACTGGCTGCCGTTCCTGAACCGCAAATGGAGCGACGCCGCCGACACCGCCGTGCCGCTGACCGAACTGAAACGCCTGGCTGGCCGCATCACGACCGTACCGGAAGAATTCAAGGTCCACTCGCTGGTGGAAAAAGTGCTGGGCGACCGCGCTGCCATGGGCCGCGGCGAACTGAATCTGGACTGGGGCATGGGCGAGCACCTGGCTTACGCCTCGCTGGTATCGTCCGGCTACGCCGTGCGTCTGACCGGCCAGGACGCCGGCCGCGGCACCTTCGTGCACCGCCACGCCGTGCTGCACGACCAGAACCGCGAACGCTGGGATGCCGGCATCTACGTGCCGCTGCAGAACATCGCCGAGAACCAGGCGCCGTTCACCGTGATCGACTCCGTGCTGTCCGAAGAGGCGGTGCTGGGCTTCGAATACGGCTACTCGACCGCCGAGCCGAACACCCTGACCATCTGGGAAGCCCAGTTCGGCGACTTCGTCAACGGCGCCCAGGTTGTGATCGACCAGTTCATCAGCTCCGGCGAAGTGAAGTGGGGCCGCGCCTCCGGTCTGGTGATGATGCTGCCGCACGGTTACGAAGGCCAGGGTCCGGAGCACTCCTCCGCACGCCCAGAGCGCTTCCTGCAGCTGTGCGCCGACAACAATATGCAAGTGGTGCAGCCGACCACCGCATCGCAGATCTTCCACCTGCTGCGCCGCCAGATGGTGCGCCAGTTCCGCAAGCCGCTGGTCATCATGACCCCGAAATCGCTGCTGCGTAACAAGGATGCGGGTTCGCCGCTGGCCGAACTGGCCAAAGGCGCCTTCCAGACCGTGATCGGTGAAGTCGATGAGAAGATCGACGCCAAGAAGGTCAAGCGCGTGATCGCCTGCTCCGGCAAGGTGTATTACGACCTGGCCAACGCCCGCAAGACCCGCGGCCAGACCGACACCGCCATCGTGCGTGTCGAGCAGCTGTATCCGTTCCCGCACAAGGCCTTCGCTGCCGAACTGAAAAAGTTCCCGAACCTGGCCGAAGTGGTGTGGGCGCAGGACGAGCCGCAGAACCAGGGTCCTTGGTTCCAGATCCAGCACAACATCTTCGAGTCCATGGATGCGGGCCAGCGCCTGGCGTATGCCGGCCGTCCTGCTTCCGCGTCGCCGGCTGTCGGCTACTACGACAAGCACTACGCCCAGCAAAAAGACCTGCTGGAAACGGCGTTCTCGAAGCTGAAGGGCTTCATCCTCACCAAATAA
- a CDS encoding LysR family transcriptional regulator: MDKIAAAEVFVAIAERGSMVAAADALDMSRAMVTRYLAEMEEWAGARLLHRTTRRLSLTAAGEVTLVRCRDMLTLAAAMSSAAGEDPDSPHGLLRMACAQFLAQGALAGAVRAFLERYPRTSIDLQVDNRSVNLVEQRIDLAIRITNALEPSMIARRLADCASVVCAAPSYIQKHGQPQTPSDLAAHNCLTYNYFGKSLWQFSRNGEGVAVPVGGNLSSNESMALLAATAQGVGISLQPRHAAAPLIAAGRLVQLLPDWQAQMLGVYAIYTSRQHMPAALRAMLDFLVDWFHRDPEWLDHA; encoded by the coding sequence ATGGATAAAATCGCCGCCGCCGAAGTCTTTGTCGCCATCGCCGAACGGGGCAGCATGGTGGCCGCCGCCGACGCCCTCGATATGTCGCGCGCCATGGTGACGCGCTACCTGGCCGAGATGGAGGAGTGGGCCGGCGCCCGCCTCCTGCACCGTACCACGCGCCGCCTGAGTCTGACGGCCGCCGGCGAGGTCACGCTGGTGCGCTGTCGTGATATGCTGACGCTGGCGGCCGCCATGTCCAGCGCGGCCGGCGAAGACCCTGACTCGCCCCACGGCCTGCTGCGCATGGCTTGCGCCCAGTTTCTGGCCCAAGGTGCGCTGGCCGGTGCCGTGCGCGCCTTCCTCGAACGCTATCCGCGCACCAGCATCGATCTGCAGGTGGATAACCGCTCGGTCAATCTGGTCGAGCAGCGCATCGACCTGGCGATCCGCATCACCAATGCGCTGGAGCCGAGCATGATTGCGCGCCGCCTGGCCGATTGCGCCTCGGTGGTATGCGCTGCGCCCTCTTATATACAGAAGCATGGCCAGCCGCAAACACCGTCCGATCTGGCTGCCCACAACTGCCTGACCTATAACTACTTCGGCAAGAGCCTGTGGCAGTTCAGCCGGAACGGGGAGGGTGTGGCCGTGCCGGTGGGCGGCAATCTGTCGTCGAACGAGTCGATGGCCCTGCTGGCCGCCACGGCCCAGGGTGTGGGGATTTCGCTGCAGCCGCGCCATGCCGCCGCGCCGCTGATTGCCGCCGGGCGTCTCGTGCAGCTATTGCCAGACTGGCAAGCGCAAATGCTTGGCGTCTACGCCATCTACACCTCGCGCCAGCATATGCCGGCCGCTTTGCGCGCCATGCTCGATTTTCTCGTGGACTGGTTTCACCGTGATCCTGAATGGCTGGATCACGCTTAA
- a CDS encoding MBL fold metallo-hydrolase, producing the protein MIKQTLAAAALATTTLAASAAAPLQLEVFNPGEAAIFPVASVLVKGEKEAVLIDAQFSRGEALKLVDKIKASGRKLSTVYVSHGDPDFYFGLDVIKAAFPEAKIVATAGTIAAMEKKAKAKVAYWGPILGANAPQAIVMPEALQGDTIKLEGETLQIKGLDGATPDRTYVWIPSLKAVAGGVVLFKGLHVWTADTQTVESRKQWLAALDGIAALKPVTVVPGHFAVGSSFTPDSIAYTADYLRRFEAETPKAANSIELVAAMKKAYPTVGLDGALQTSAKVAKGEIKW; encoded by the coding sequence ATGATCAAGCAAACCCTGGCCGCCGCTGCCCTCGCCACCACCACCCTCGCCGCCTCGGCCGCCGCCCCGCTGCAGCTGGAAGTGTTCAACCCGGGCGAAGCCGCCATCTTCCCGGTCGCCTCGGTGCTGGTCAAAGGCGAGAAGGAAGCCGTGCTGATCGACGCCCAATTCTCGCGCGGCGAAGCGCTGAAACTGGTCGACAAGATCAAGGCCAGCGGCCGCAAGCTGAGCACCGTGTATGTCAGCCACGGCGACCCTGACTTCTACTTCGGCCTGGACGTGATCAAAGCCGCCTTCCCCGAAGCGAAGATCGTCGCCACCGCCGGCACCATCGCCGCCATGGAAAAGAAAGCCAAGGCCAAGGTTGCCTACTGGGGTCCGATCCTGGGCGCCAACGCCCCGCAGGCCATCGTCATGCCGGAAGCGCTGCAAGGCGACACCATCAAGCTCGAAGGCGAAACCCTGCAGATCAAAGGCCTGGACGGCGCTACCCCAGACCGCACCTATGTCTGGATTCCCTCGCTGAAAGCCGTGGCCGGCGGCGTGGTCCTGTTCAAGGGTCTGCACGTCTGGACCGCCGACACCCAGACCGTGGAATCGCGCAAGCAATGGCTGGCCGCCCTGGACGGCATCGCCGCCCTCAAACCGGTGACGGTCGTGCCTGGCCACTTCGCCGTCGGCAGCAGCTTCACGCCCGACAGCATCGCCTACACCGCCGACTACCTGCGCCGCTTCGAAGCCGAGACCCCGAAAGCCGCCAACTCCATCGAGCTGGTCGCCGCCATGAAAAAAGCCTACCCGACGGTCGGCCTCGACGGCGCCCTGCAAACCAGCGCCAAAGTCGCCAAAGGCGAGATCAAGTGGTAA
- the odhB gene encoding 2-oxoglutarate dehydrogenase complex dihydrolipoyllysine-residue succinyltransferase, with translation MAQIEVKVPQLSESVAEATLLSWHKKVGEAVARDENMIDIETDKVVLELPAPSAGVVVQIIKNDGATVVAGEVIAIIDTEAAAGATPSAPAAAAAPAAAAPAAAAPAAATGGAKGDVAMPAAAKILSEAGLSASDVAGSGKDGRVTKGDALAAAAAPKPAAPAPLAPAAAKPALQKIAAPVGALNLGDRPEERVPMSRLRARIAERLVESQSTNAILTTFNEVNMQPVMDLRTKYKDKFEKEHGVKLGFMSFFVKAAVAALKKYPIINASVDGNDIVYHGYFDIGIAVGSPRGLVVPILRNADQMSIADIEKKIGEFGAKAKDGKLTLEDLTGGTFSISNGGTFGSMLSTPIINPPQSAILGVHATKDRAVVENGQIVIRPMNYLAMSYDHRIIDGREAVLGLVAMKEALEDPARLLLDL, from the coding sequence ATGGCACAAATCGAAGTTAAAGTTCCTCAATTGTCGGAATCCGTCGCCGAAGCGACCCTGCTGTCCTGGCACAAAAAAGTCGGCGAAGCAGTCGCACGCGACGAAAACATGATCGACATCGAGACCGATAAGGTCGTTCTGGAACTGCCGGCCCCGAGCGCTGGCGTGGTTGTTCAAATCATCAAGAACGACGGCGCTACCGTGGTCGCTGGTGAAGTGATCGCCATCATCGATACCGAAGCCGCCGCCGGTGCCACCCCATCCGCTCCTGCCGCCGCCGCTGCCCCAGCTGCTGCCGCACCTGCCGCCGCCGCTCCCGCTGCTGCCACCGGTGGCGCTAAAGGCGACGTGGCCATGCCGGCCGCCGCCAAGATCCTGTCCGAAGCCGGCCTGTCCGCTTCCGACGTTGCCGGTTCCGGCAAAGACGGCCGCGTGACCAAGGGCGACGCCCTGGCTGCCGCCGCTGCACCGAAACCAGCCGCACCAGCACCGCTGGCCCCAGCCGCTGCCAAACCAGCGCTGCAGAAAATCGCCGCGCCAGTGGGCGCCCTGAACCTGGGCGACCGTCCGGAAGAGCGCGTGCCGATGAGCCGTCTGCGCGCCCGTATCGCCGAGCGCCTGGTGGAATCGCAATCGACCAACGCCATCCTGACCACCTTCAACGAAGTGAATATGCAGCCAGTGATGGACCTGCGCACCAAGTACAAGGACAAGTTCGAGAAAGAACACGGCGTGAAGCTGGGCTTCATGTCCTTCTTCGTCAAAGCCGCTGTGGCCGCGCTGAAGAAATACCCGATCATCAACGCCTCCGTTGACGGCAACGACATCGTCTACCACGGCTACTTCGACATCGGTATCGCCGTCGGTTCGCCACGCGGCCTGGTGGTGCCGATCCTGCGCAATGCCGACCAGATGAGCATCGCCGACATCGAGAAGAAAATCGGCGAATTCGGCGCCAAGGCCAAGGATGGCAAGCTGACCCTGGAAGACCTGACCGGCGGCACCTTCTCCATCTCGAACGGCGGCACCTTCGGTTCCATGCTGTCGACCCCGATCATCAACCCGCCACAATCGGCCATCCTGGGCGTGCACGCGACCAAGGACCGCGCTGTTGTCGAAAACGGCCAGATCGTCATCCGCCCAATGAACTACCTGGCGATGTCGTACGACCACCGTATCATCGACGGCCGCGAAGCCGTGCTGGGCCTGGTGGCAATGAAAGAGGCGCTGGAAGATCCAGCCCGCCTGCTGCTGGACCTGTAA
- a CDS encoding BlaI/MecI/CopY family transcriptional regulator produces the protein MSTSLPKPTPSELEMLRLLFALGPATAKQVHQAALESRPEINYATVLRLLQVMHTKGLLARDESQRAHVYSAVQEQDSIQTGLLKDLINKAFAGSGKALVLAALRGGHVSARERAEIQALLDEEPPK, from the coding sequence ATGTCGACCTCTTTGCCAAAACCTACACCGTCTGAGCTGGAAATGCTGCGCTTGCTGTTTGCGCTGGGACCGGCGACGGCGAAACAGGTGCATCAGGCGGCGCTGGAGTCGCGGCCGGAGATCAATTACGCGACCGTGCTGCGCCTGCTGCAGGTGATGCACACGAAGGGGCTGCTGGCGCGCGATGAGAGCCAGCGCGCCCATGTCTATTCCGCCGTCCAGGAGCAGGATTCGATTCAGACCGGCTTGCTCAAGGATCTGATCAATAAGGCTTTCGCCGGCTCCGGCAAAGCGCTGGTGCTGGCGGCCTTGCGCGGCGGCCATGTGAGCGCCCGCGAGCGCGCCGAGATTCAAGCGCTGCTGGACGAGGAACCACC
- a CDS encoding PspC domain-containing protein codes for MSVSEEIKRLHELHQAGALSDEEFARAKERLLNGAPPSSAGSDLATEFSNFRRSRADRWLGGVCGGLGRASGVESWIWRLIFALFTISFGFGLVIYILLWIFVPDEELIGK; via the coding sequence ATGAGCGTCTCGGAAGAAATCAAGCGCCTGCACGAGCTGCATCAGGCTGGTGCGCTGAGCGACGAAGAGTTTGCCCGCGCCAAGGAGCGCCTGTTGAACGGCGCGCCGCCGTCCAGCGCCGGTTCCGACCTGGCCACGGAGTTCAGCAATTTCCGCCGTTCGCGCGCGGACCGCTGGCTCGGTGGCGTGTGCGGCGGCCTGGGCCGCGCCTCCGGCGTCGAGTCCTGGATCTGGCGCCTGATCTTCGCGCTGTTCACCATCTCTTTCGGATTTGGCCTGGTGATTTACATCCTGTTGTGGATATTCGTCCCGGACGAAGAACTGATTGGAAAATAA